GACTCTCGCAGAGGTTCTCGTGGCACCCTCGGGACATGGCTGAGCTGGCAATTCCCCGATTCCTCGATGAACGCGCCGCGTACTGGGCCGCGACCAAGCCCGACGAGCTGGCCTTCGACTTCCTCGACCGCACCTGGACCTGGGCCGAGTGGAACGACCGGGTGCGCCGCCTGGCCGGCGCGCTGGCCGATCGCGGCGTGGGCCGCGGCGACGTGGTGGCGTTCCTGGACAAGAACCATGTGGCGTGTGTGGAGACCACGCTGGCGGCCGCCTCACTGGGTGCGGCCAACGCGATCATCAACTTCCGGCTGGCCGCCGACGAACTTGATTACGTCATCAACGATTCCGACGCCAAACTGCTGATCGTCGGCCGGGAGTTGCGGCCCGGCATCAACCGGATCCGCGACAAGCTCACCAAGGTCGAACACATCATCGAGGTCACCCCCGAGGGCACCGACGGCGACGAGTACGAGGCGATGCTGGCCGCGGCCACCCCCACCGACCGCAGCCCCGACGTCCAACCCGACGACGTCGCGATCATCATGTACTCGTCGGGCACCACCGGCCGGCCCAAGGGGGTGGAGCTCACCCAGGCCAACATGATCGCCCACACCGTCAACGCCCACGATGGCTTCGTGTTCGACCCCGGCGACAAGAGCATGGTGTCGATGCCGCTGTTCCACGTCGGCGGTTCGTCGTACGTGCAGTTCAGCATCTACGACGGGGTGCCGGCCGTGATGACCCGGGAGGTCGACGGCGCGGCGCTGGCCGGGGCGATCCTCAAGGGTGCCAACCGCACCTTCCTGGTGCCCGCCGTGCTGGCCAAGGTGCTCGAGGCGGGGGAGGACGCGGTCAAGCTGTTCGGCGCGCTCAAGACGTTCTCCTACGGCGCCTCGCCGATGCCGATCCCGCTGCTGCGCCAGGCGCTGAAGGCTTGGCCCAACACCGATTTCATGCAGGTGTACGGGCTGACCGAGGTGTGCGGGGTGATCAGCCACCTGCTGCCCGAGGCGCACCGCGACCCGGGCCGCGAGGAACGGCTCACCAGCGCGGGCACCCTGATCCCGAACGCGGAGCTGCGGGTGGTCGACCCCAACACGCTGACCGATGTGCCCGTCGGTCAGCAGGGCGAATTGTGGTTCTGCACACCGCAATTGATGAAGGGCTACCACAACAAGCCGGAGGCCACCGCCGAGGCGATCACCCCCGACGGGTGGTTCCGAACCGGTGACATCGGCCGCGTCGACGAGGAGGGCTACATCTTTGTCGAAGACCGGCTCAAGGACATGATCATCTCCGGCGGCGAGAACATCTACTCGATCGAGGTGGAGCGGGTGCTCGCCGAACACCCCGCGGTGGTCGACGTCGCGGTGATCGGGGTGCCCGACGAGAAGTGGGGCGAGGTGGTCAAGGCCGTGGTCCAGCTGGACGGCGACGCGTCGGAGTCCGAGCTGATCGCGTTCTGCCGCGACCGGCTGGCCCACTACAAGTGCCCGAAGTCGGTCGACATCGTCGACGAGTTGCCCCGCAACCCGACCGGCAAGATCCTCAAGAAGGAGCTGCGCAGACCGTACTGGGAGGGCCGGCAACGCCAGACCGTCTAGCGGCGGTTGAGCGCCCAGATGTGCGTCGACAGCACCGTCGCGAACGCGCACCAGGCCGGGTAGGCCGCCAGCGGCGCCGCCTTCGCACCCCGCACCGCGGCCGCACGCCGGGTCAGGTCGGCGCTGCTGATCGCCAGCGCACCGGCCGCCACCGCCGAGGTGGCGAGCTTGCCCCGGTTGAAGAACAACCACGACCAGCTGCCGTTGAGCACCAGGTTGACCGCGAGCGCGGCGAGGTAGCGGCGCCGTTGTTCGGGCCGGTTCTCGAGCTCATCGAGGGTGGCCGCCGAGGTCACCGCGAGGTCGGCGTAGAGCACCGGCCAGACGATCGGGAACACCGCGGCGGGCGGCTGGTACGGCGGTTTGCGCAGCGACGCGAACCACGGCGACCGGGCTCCCCGGCCGGTTCCGGTGCTCCGGTTGGCCAGACCGCCGACCGCCGCGGTGGCGGCGACCGCCAGCGCCGTGGGGACGAGTGTACGCAACTGCATGGCGATACCTCACTTCAGATAGTTAAGTATGTGAAATAGTGCCCACTCGGCGTCCGGTTAAACCCGGTCGGCCGGACCCGCCGTCGCGCGGCTCGTCGCCGGCCGCCACCATGAAGGGATGCCGCCGCCGCTGGACGACATCGTCGACCGCCTGCATGTGGTCGCGCTGCCGATGCGGGTGCGCTTCCGCGGCGTCACGATCCGCGAGGCCGCGCTGATCGACGGCCCCGCCGGCTGGGGCGAGTTCAGCCCGTTCCTCGAATACGAACCGCCCGAGGCCGCGCACTGGCTGGCGTCCGCGCTCGAGGCCGCCTACCGGCCCGACCCGCCGGCGTACCGCGACCGGATTCCGATCAACGCCACCGTGCCGGCCGTCGATCCCGCCGAGGTGCCCGCGGTGCTGGCCCGGTTCCCCGGCGCCCGCACCGCCAAGGTCAAGGTCGCCGAACCGGGGCAGACGCTGGCCGACGACGTGGCCCGCGTCAACGCGGTGCGCGAGATCGTGCCCACCGTGCGGGTGGATGCCAACGGCGGCTGGACCGTCGACGAGGCCGCCGCGGCCGCTGCCGCGCTCACCGCCGACGGCCCGCTCGAGTACCTGGAACAGCCCTGCCGCACCGTCGAGGAGCTCGCCGAGCTGCGCCGCCGCACCGACGTGCCGGTCGCCGCCGACGAGAGCATCCGCAAGGCCGACGACCCGCTGCGCGTGGTGCGCGCCCGGGCGGCCGACATCGCGGTGCTCAAGGTCGCCCCACTGGGCGGGGTGCGGCGGCTGCTGAACATCGCCGCACGGATCGACATCCCGATCGTCGTCTCCAGCGCGCTGGACTCGGCGGTCGGCATCTCCCGCGGCCTGCTGGCGGCCGCGGTGCTGCCGGACCTGCGGCACGCCTGCGGGCTGGGCACCGGCGGGCTGTTCGCCGAGGACGTCGCCGAACCCGTGACACCCGTCGACGGGACCCTGCCGGTCGGGCCGGTGCGCCCGGACCCCGACCGGCTGCGGTCGCTGGCCGCCGCCCCGGACCGGCGCCGGTGGTGGATCGACCGTATCGCCACCTGCCTTCCGCTCACCGAGCGAACCTTGTCCTGATCTGTGGGGTGCACGGCCTGGACGCCATCACCGGCGTCGGCGAGGCTGAAGGCGTGCGGTCGGTGGTGGTGCTCGGTTATCGCGGTGTGCAGGCGCTCGACGTGGTCGGCCCGTGCGACGTGTTCACCGCGGCGACCGGGGTGCTGCGCGGCCAGGGGCGCGAGGACGGTTATGCGGTGTCGGTCGTCAGTCGCGGCGGCGCCCCGATCGCCACCGGCACCGGCCTGGAGCTCGCCGCGCGCCCGCTGCCCGATCCGCGCCGCCCGGTCGACACCCTGGTGCTCCCCGGCGGTTTCGGTGTCGACGAGGCCCGCTCCGATCCCGAGCTCATCGGCTGGCTGCGGCTGGCCGCCGAGCACGCCCGCCGCACCGTCAGCGTCTGCACCGGAGCGTTCCTCGCCGCGCAGGCCGGCCTGGTCGACGGCTGCGCGGTCACCACGCACTGGGCGTTCGCCGACCGGCTCGCCGCCGAATTCCCCTCGGTCACAGTCGATCCCAACCCGATATTCGTGCGCAGCAGCGACCGGGTGTGGACCGCGGCGGGGGTCACCGCGGGCATCGACCTGGCGCTGGCGCTGGTCGAGGACGACGTCGGCACCGACGTCGCGCAGACGATCGCCCGCTGGCTGGTGATGTACTTGCGCCGGCCGGGTGGACAGACCCAGTTCGCCGCGCCGCAGCTTCGTTCGCCGACTGGGTATCTCGCCCGGTCAGTACCGCAAGACCTTCGCCTGACCGCAGAGGAGTACCCATGCAGATCGCGATCGTGCTCTACCCGGGCTTCACCGCGCTGGACTTCATCGGCCCCTACGACGTGCTGCGCAACCTGCCCGGCGCCGAGGTGCGGTTCGTCTGGCACGAACCCGGCCCGATCACCGCCGACTCCGGGGTGCTGCTGGTCGGCGCCACCCACTCGTTCGACGAGACCCCGGCACCGGACATCGTGCTGGTGCCGGGCGGGCTGACGACCTTCGAGCACGCCCGCGACGAGAAGGTGCTCGCCTGGCTGCGCCGGACGCACGAGAGCAGCCGCTGGACGACGTCGGTGTGCTCGGGTTCGGTGCTGCTGGCCGCCGCGGGGCTGCTGCGGGGCCGCCGCGCCACCTCGCACTGGATGGCGCTGCCGATGCTCAGGCCGTTCGGGGTGCACCCGGTCGGCGACCGGCGCATCGTCGCCGACGGCCGGATCGTCACCGCCGCGGGGGTGTCGGCCGGAATCGACCTGGGGCTGTGGCTCAGCGGGCGGATCGCCGGCGACGCCGCGGCGCAGGCGGTGCAGCTGGTCATCGAGTACGACCCGCAGCCGCCCTACGACGCCGGGCACGTGTCCAAGGCGTCGGTGGCGACCAGGGCGGCGGCCACGGCGCTGTTGACCCGCCAGACCGCCGCGCAGCGCCAGCTCACCGCGCCGGTGACGCTGCTGTGGCGGGCGGCTGTCGAGAGGGTGCGATCCGGCGGTGCCCGCAGAGCGCGGCCGGTCTCGACCGGGTCACGCTGAGGGCCCCGGGGCGTCCGATGCCGCGCCCGGACGCGGTGGGTTACCGTCGTCGGCGTGACTTTGGCCTACGACGATCGTGGCAGCGGTGAGGCGGTGTTGTTCATCGCGGGCCGGGGCGGCGCCGGTCGCACCTGGCATCTGCACCAGGTGCCGGAGTTCCTGCGGGCCGGGTACCGCTGTATCACCTTCGACAACCGCGGTGTCGGCGCGACCGAGAATGCCGACGGGTTCACCACCGAGACGATGGTCAACGACACCGCCGAGCTGATCGAGAAGCTCGGCGCGGCACCGGTGCGTATCGTCGCGGTGTCGATGGGCTCGTTCATCGCCCAGGAGTTGATGCTGGCCCGGCCGGAGCTGGTGCACAGCGCGGTGCTGATGGCCACCCGCGGCCGTCACGACCGCGCCCGCGACTTCTTCCGCGAGGCCGAGCGCGCGCTGATGGACTCCGGCATCACGCTGCCGCCCGAATACGATGCGAAAGTCCGTCTGCTGGAAAGCTTTTCGCCTAAGACGTTGAACGACGACGCGACGTTCCGGGACTGGGCGGACATGTTCACCATGTGGCCGACCAAACAGACCCCGGGGCTGCGCTGCCAGCTCGACGTCGGCCCCACCACCAACCGGTTGCCGGCCTATCGCAACATCAAGGCGCCGGTGCTGGTGATCGCGTTCAGCGACGACCTGGCGCTGCCGCCGCACCTGTGCCGCGAGGTCGCCGACGCCATCCCCAACGGGCGCTACCTGGAGATCGCCGACGCCGGGCATCTGGGATTCATCGAAAAACCGCAGGAAGTCAACGCTGCGATCCTGAAATTCTTCGCCGATACGCTGTAGGGGTGAATCCCTCGACTGCGCAGGCCCGGGTCGTCGTCGACGAGCTCATTCGCGGCGGCGTGCGCGATGTGGTGTTGTGTCCTGGGTCACGCAACGCACCGTTGGCGTTCGCGCTGCAGGACGCCGACCGGGCCGGTCGTATCCGGTTGCACGTCCGCATCGACGAACGCACCGCGGGATTCCTGGCGATCGGGCTGGCCATCGCCGAGCAGGCCCCGGTGTGTGTGGCGATGACATCGGGTACCGCGGTGGCCAATCTCGGTCCGGCCGTCGTGGAGGCGAACTACGCGCGGGTGCCGCTGATCGTGCTGTCCGCCAACCGCCCGTACGAGCTGCTGGGCACCGGAGCCAACCAGACCTTCGAACAGCTCGGCTACTTCGGCACCCAGGTGCGTGCCACCATCAGCCTGGGGCTGGCGCCGGACATCAACCGCGCGGCCCCGGGTGAGCTGGAGAAGCTCAACGCCCAGTGGCGGTCGGCGACCTGCCGAGTTCTGGTGGCCGCCACCGGATCTCGCACCGCCAACGCCGGACCGGTGCAGTTCGACATCCCGCTGCGCGAACCGCTGGTGCCCGATCCGGACGACAGCGGACCGTACTGCCCCGAGGGGCGGCCGGACGGCAGACCGTGGACGGTCACCCCGCCGGTGACGTTCGATCAGCCGCTGGAGATCGACCTGACGCCGGACACCGTCGTCATCGCCGGGCACGGCGCGGGGGCGCACCCGAACCTGGCGCATCTGCCCACCGTCGCCGAGCCCACCGCGCCGGCGCCGCAGAACCCGCTGCATCCGTTCGCGCTGCGGCTGCTGCGCCCGCAGCAGGTGATCATGCTGGGCCGCCCGACACTGCACCGGCCGGTGATGTCGTTGCTGGCCGATCCCGCGGTGCCGGTCTATGCGCTGACGACGGGGCCGCGCTGGCCCGACGTCTCGGGCAACTCACAGGCCACCGGCACCCGGGCGATCACCACCGGGGA
The window above is part of the Mycolicibacterium hassiacum DSM 44199 genome. Proteins encoded here:
- a CDS encoding long-chain-fatty-acid--CoA ligase, whose amino-acid sequence is MAELAIPRFLDERAAYWAATKPDELAFDFLDRTWTWAEWNDRVRRLAGALADRGVGRGDVVAFLDKNHVACVETTLAAASLGAANAIINFRLAADELDYVINDSDAKLLIVGRELRPGINRIRDKLTKVEHIIEVTPEGTDGDEYEAMLAAATPTDRSPDVQPDDVAIIMYSSGTTGRPKGVELTQANMIAHTVNAHDGFVFDPGDKSMVSMPLFHVGGSSYVQFSIYDGVPAVMTREVDGAALAGAILKGANRTFLVPAVLAKVLEAGEDAVKLFGALKTFSYGASPMPIPLLRQALKAWPNTDFMQVYGLTEVCGVISHLLPEAHRDPGREERLTSAGTLIPNAELRVVDPNTLTDVPVGQQGELWFCTPQLMKGYHNKPEATAEAITPDGWFRTGDIGRVDEEGYIFVEDRLKDMIISGGENIYSIEVERVLAEHPAVVDVAVIGVPDEKWGEVVKAVVQLDGDASESELIAFCRDRLAHYKCPKSVDIVDELPRNPTGKILKKELRRPYWEGRQRQTV
- a CDS encoding TspO/MBR family protein encodes the protein MQLRTLVPTALAVAATAAVGGLANRSTGTGRGARSPWFASLRKPPYQPPAAVFPIVWPVLYADLAVTSAATLDELENRPEQRRRYLAALAVNLVLNGSWSWLFFNRGKLATSAVAAGALAISSADLTRRAAAVRGAKAAPLAAYPAWCAFATVLSTHIWALNRR
- a CDS encoding o-succinylbenzoate synthase; translated protein: MPPPLDDIVDRLHVVALPMRVRFRGVTIREAALIDGPAGWGEFSPFLEYEPPEAAHWLASALEAAYRPDPPAYRDRIPINATVPAVDPAEVPAVLARFPGARTAKVKVAEPGQTLADDVARVNAVREIVPTVRVDANGGWTVDEAAAAAAALTADGPLEYLEQPCRTVEELAELRRRTDVPVAADESIRKADDPLRVVRARAADIAVLKVAPLGGVRRLLNIAARIDIPIVVSSALDSAVGISRGLLAAAVLPDLRHACGLGTGGLFAEDVAEPVTPVDGTLPVGPVRPDPDRLRSLAAAPDRRRWWIDRIATCLPLTERTLS
- a CDS encoding DJ-1/PfpI family protein gives rise to the protein MQIAIVLYPGFTALDFIGPYDVLRNLPGAEVRFVWHEPGPITADSGVLLVGATHSFDETPAPDIVLVPGGLTTFEHARDEKVLAWLRRTHESSRWTTSVCSGSVLLAAAGLLRGRRATSHWMALPMLRPFGVHPVGDRRIVADGRIVTAAGVSAGIDLGLWLSGRIAGDAAAQAVQLVIEYDPQPPYDAGHVSKASVATRAAATALLTRQTAAQRQLTAPVTLLWRAAVERVRSGGARRARPVSTGSR
- a CDS encoding alpha/beta fold hydrolase, which codes for MTLAYDDRGSGEAVLFIAGRGGAGRTWHLHQVPEFLRAGYRCITFDNRGVGATENADGFTTETMVNDTAELIEKLGAAPVRIVAVSMGSFIAQELMLARPELVHSAVLMATRGRHDRARDFFREAERALMDSGITLPPEYDAKVRLLESFSPKTLNDDATFRDWADMFTMWPTKQTPGLRCQLDVGPTTNRLPAYRNIKAPVLVIAFSDDLALPPHLCREVADAIPNGRYLEIADAGHLGFIEKPQEVNAAILKFFADTL
- the menD gene encoding 2-succinyl-5-enolpyruvyl-6-hydroxy-3-cyclohexene-1-carboxylic-acid synthase; protein product: MNPSTAQARVVVDELIRGGVRDVVLCPGSRNAPLAFALQDADRAGRIRLHVRIDERTAGFLAIGLAIAEQAPVCVAMTSGTAVANLGPAVVEANYARVPLIVLSANRPYELLGTGANQTFEQLGYFGTQVRATISLGLAPDINRAAPGELEKLNAQWRSATCRVLVAATGSRTANAGPVQFDIPLREPLVPDPDDSGPYCPEGRPDGRPWTVTPPVTFDQPLEIDLTPDTVVIAGHGAGAHPNLAHLPTVAEPTAPAPQNPLHPFALRLLRPQQVIMLGRPTLHRPVMSLLADPAVPVYALTTGPRWPDVSGNSQATGTRAITTGEPNPAWLKRCAEVHRHAIEAVHSQLAAHPLKTGLHVAAAVAQAVRPGDQLVLGASNPVRDVALVGLDAHGIKVRSNRGVAGIDGTVSTAIGAALAHEGRTIALLGDLTFVHDSSGLLIGPTEPTPRNLTIVVSNDNGGGIFELLEQGDPRFSDVSSRIFGTPHDVDVGALCRAYHVESRQIEVDDLVAALDEPFEGMRVLEVKTDRSSLRALHASIKAAL